From Pochonia chlamydosporia 170 chromosome Unknown PCv3seq00014, whole genome shotgun sequence, a single genomic window includes:
- a CDS encoding reverse transcriptase (similar to Talaromyces marneffei ATCC 18224 XP_002145850.1), protein MGQPASDLERRAKEASKEYHDAVCGQKRQHWDDFLAEDCNIWKAAKYLKAGTGDADDKIPPLKRQDGTVTRDKQEQMGELLGAFFPPLPDDIDDEQQVRPHRAPVSMPELTMEEVERKVMAAKPWKAPGVDGLPAMVWKQLWPVVKERVLHLFRLSVKDGDLPRQWRSAKIIPLKKPNRDDYTAARTWRPISLLSTLGKILEAVIAERISYAVETYGLLPANHFGARKRRSAEQALVLLQENIYRAWRMGKVLSLVSFDVKGAYNGVFKDRLLQRLATRGLPEELVRWIDAFCSERTASIVVNGHCSTQQELPQAGLPQGSPLSPILFLFFNADLVQTTISTSGGSIAFVDDYSAWVTGWTAEANREAIQAIIDRALEWERRSGATFESDKTDIIHFTRIAERSSEPPFVVKGKTIQPQESTKVLGVVLDARLRYKEHMARAAAKGLTAAMHLKRLHGLSPRAARQLFTATVAPAMDYASAVWTHSCGVREVYWLNRAQMLGAQAVTGAFRTVSTAVAEAEANIEPVVERHARAVAKFWVNTRTLPRAHPLARLRTRACCHGLCPMLWTRLCRARSFGAVQTVGCVIGLISPKLPLQLNCASSRRASSLLFSFLSP, encoded by the coding sequence ATGGGCCAACCAGCATCAGATCTAGAAAGGCGGGCGAAAGAGGCAAGCAAGGAGTATCACGACGCCGTCTGCGGGCAGAAGCGGCAGCATTGGGATGATTTTCTGGCAGAAGACTGCAACATTTGGAAGGCGGCCAAGTACCTCAAGGCAGGGACGGGAGACGCGGATGACAAGATCCCCCCACTGAAGAGACAGGATGGTACGGTAACGAGGGACAAGCAGGAGCAGATGGGAGAGTTGCTCGGCGCCTTCTTCCCACCCCTACCagatgacattgatgatgaacaacAAGTCAGACCGCACCGAGCACCGGTGTCGATGCCAGAACTAACcatggaagaggtggaaaggaAGGTCatggcagccaagccatggaAGGCTCCAGGCGTTGACGGATTACCGGCAATGGTCTGGAAACAGCTATGGCCAGTCGTCAAGGAGCGAGTGCTGCACCTGTTCCGGCTGTCTGTCAAGGATGGTGACCTGCCGAGGCAGTGGAGGAGTGCAAAGATCATCCCACTAAAGAAACCGAACAGGGATGACTACACCGCAGCCAGGACTTGGCGGCCAATATCGTTACTGTCAACGCTGGGTAAGATCTTGGAGGCCGTGATAGCGGAGCGGATATCATACGCTGTGGAAACGTATGGCTTGCTGCCAGCAAACCATTTTGGGGCCAGGAAGAGACGTTCGGCAGAGCAAGCACTCGTGCTCCTGCAAGAGAATATATACAGGGCATGGAGAATGGGCAAGGTTCTCAGTCTCGTCAGTTTCGACGTCAAAGGTGCGTACAACGGAGTGTTTAAAGACAGACTGCTACAGAGGCTTGCGACAAGGGGACTGCCGGAAGAACTGGTGAGGTGGATAGACGCGTTCTGCTCCGAGCGGACCGCCAGCATTGTGGTCAATGGACATTGCTCCACTCAGCAAGAGCTCCCGCAAGCTGGCCTCCCTCAGGGATCCCCTCTATCACCGattctctttctcttcttcaatgcaGACCTAGTACAAACCACGATCAGCACGTCAGGTGGTTCAATTGCGTTTGTGGATGACTACTCGGCCTGGGTAACGGGATGGACGGCGGAGGCGAACCGGGAGGCCATCCAGGCAATTATAGATCGCGCTCTTGAATGGGAGAGACGGAGCGGGGCTACGTTCGAGAGCGACAAGACGGACATCATTCACTTCACGCGAATTGCTGAGCGGTCTAGCGAGCCGCCATTTGTGGTTAAGGGGAAGACTATCCAGCCTCAGGAGAGCACCAAGGTGCTTGGAGTGGTACTGGATGCGAGGTTACGGTACAAAGAACATATGGCCAGGGCAGCCGCAAAGGGTTTGACGGCTGCCATGCATCTGAAGAGACTTCATGGATTATCACCGCGCGCAGCCAGACAGCTTTTCACCGCCACCGTAGCGCCTGCCATGGATTACGCCTCGGCTGTCTGGACACACTCCTGCGGAGTAAGAGAAGTATACTGGCTGAATCGAGCACAAATGCTAGGGGCACAGGCGGTAACCGGGGCATTCCGGACGGTGTCGACAGCCGTAGCGGAAGCAGAGGCGAATATTGAACCGGTCGTCGAGCGGCACGCTCGGGCAGTGGCCAAGTTCTGGGTCAACACGCGCACTCTCCCACGAGCGCATCCTCTCGCCAGGTTGAGAACCAGAGCATGCtgtcacgggctatgcccgatgctgtggacccggctctgccgggcccggagctttggcgccgtgcagacggtcggttgtgtaattggattaatttcgcctaagttgccactgcaacttaactgtgcaagctcgaggcgagcctcgagcttgctcttctcctttctttctccctag
- a CDS encoding reverse transcriptase (similar to Talaromyces marneffei ATCC 18224 XP_002145850.1): MEDKVPPLRKEDGSIAKENTEQAQELLETFFPPLPARIDAEDRRPQRDALSMPDLTLEEVEEKVLAAKPWKAPGEDGLPAMVWKRLWPVVKHRVWTLFDRSLRDSVVPHQWRSAKIIPLKKSDNGDYTVAKAWRPISLLSTLGKIMEAVVAERISYAVETSGLLPANHFGARKRRSAEQALLLLQEHIYKAWRAGKVLSLISFDVKGAYNGVCKERLLQRMLARGIPVGLVRWTDAFCSGRTACVVVNGHTSERRELSQSGLPQGSPLSPILFLFFNADLVQRKINANGGSIAFVDDYTAWVTGPTAEDNRVGIQSVIGDALKWEARSGATFEADKTAVIHFTRTAARSSDEPYLIKGKEVNPQNSVKILGVTMDANLRYKEHMTRAAAKGLTAAMGLRRLKMLSPRTARQLFMSTVAPVMDYASNVWMHSCGAQELAWLNRVQMVGAQAITGAFSKVATAVAEAEASIQTVQERHTQAATRLWVNVCTLPQTHPLTRSKYKAKRRFVSPMQKIAITMAKTNTERLETIHEYTIPPWSDRIPVVGEHYDYVETDQAPNDVEGIIIATASSQKGDTVGMGGVVRDTTINSAGEVLASYSVTIGTRNWQPLRCNRSALQVIRRPRQQSGQCTIRQIYERTQYLQRRGCSVSLMWVPAENEDFTLKALAKAAAKRAAMCGETPDERPYQARSTKLRLAKVAQQQLGELPEGVASTLADRASAAEDRTLNT, from the exons ATGGAGGACAAGGTGCCACCGTTGAGGAAGGAAGACGGATCGATAGCTAAAGAAAATACAGAACAGGCCCAGGAGCTGCTTGAAACCTTTTTCCCGCCACTGCCAGCACggattgatgcagaagatCGACGACCGCAACGCGACGCCCTGTCAATGCCAGACCTCACgctggaagaagttgaggagAAGGTACTGGCGGCGAAACCTTGGAAGGCTCCAGGTGAGGATGGTTTGCCGGCCATGGTGTGGAAGCGCCTGTGGCCAGTAGTGAAGCATCGAGTTTGGACTCTTTTCGACCGCTCGCTCCGAGATAGCGTGGTACCGCATCAGTGGAGGAGTGCCAAGATCATCCCGCTCAAGAAGTCAGACAATGGAGACTACACGGTAGCGAAAGCCTGGCGACCAATATCTCTCCTGTCAACACTAGGCAAAATAATGGAAGCAGTTGTGGCGGAACGGATCTCATACGCGGTTGAGACCAGCGGGCTCCTGCCCGCGAACCACTTCGGAGCGAGGAAGAGACGATCAGCTGAACAAGCGCTCTTGCTGCTTCAGGAACATATATACAAGGCATGGAGGGCTGGCAAGGTGCTCAGCCTCATAAGCTTTGACGTGAAAGGCGCTTACAACGGAGTGTGCAAAGAAcggctgctgcaaaggatgTTGGCAAGAGGCATACCAGTCGGTCTGGTCAGATGGACGGACGCCTTCTGTTCCGGCAGGACAGCTTGCGTGGTAGTAAATGGGCACACGTCGGAACGAAGAGAGTTGTCTCAGTCCGGTCTGCCTCAGGGATCACCACTTTCGCCGATCTTGTTCCTGTTCTTCAACGCAGACTTGGTGCAAAGAAAAATCAACGCTAATGGTGGCTCGATCGCCTTTGTGGACGATTATACGGCTTGGGTGACCGGGCCAACGGCAGAGGATAACCGGGTTGGCATTCAATCAGTCATTGGTGATGCCCTCAAATGGGAGGCACGCAGCGgcgcaacatttgaagcagaCAAGACGGCAGTAATTCATTTCACAAGGACTGCTGCTCGGTCCAGTGACGAACCATATCTGatcaaaggaaaggaagtAAACCCACAAAATAGTGTAAAGATCTTGGGGGTAACAATGGACGCAAACCTGCGGTACAAAGAACACATGACTAGAGCAGCTGCCAAAGGCCTCACGGCTGCCATGGGTctgagaagattgaagatgctTTCACCTCGAACGGCTAGACAACTCTTTATGTCGACAGTCGCACCTGTTATGGACTACGCGTCGAATGTGTGGATGCACTCCTGCGGTGCGCAGGAACTGGCATGGCTAAATAGAGTGCAGATGGTGGGTGCACAGGCGATTACAGGAGCTTTCAGCAAAGTGGCCACAGCAGTGGCCGAAGCAGAGGCCAGTATTCAAACAGTGCAGGAGCGACACActcaagcagcaacaaggctctGGGTCAACGTTTGCACACTTCCGCAGACACATCCACTGACAAGATCGAAATACAAAGCTAAACGGCGTTTTGTGTCGCCAATGCAGAAAATCGCCATAACGATGGCAAAGACCAACACGGAACGCTTGGAGACAATCCACGAGTATACTATACCACCTTGGAGTGATCGCATACCCGTAGTGGGCGAGCATTATGACTATGTGGAAACAGACCAGGCACCAAACGACGTGGAAGgtatcatcatcgccactgCCTCCTCGCAAAAAGGTGACACAGTGGGAATGGGAGGTGTTGTGCGTGACACAACGATCAATAGTGCTGGCGAGGTGCTGGCTAGCTACTCCGTCACCATCGGAACACGGAACTGGCAGCCATTGCGATG CAACCGATCGGCACTACAAGTTATCCGACGACCACGGCAACAATCCGGCCAGTGCACTATACGCCAGATATACGAACGTACCCAGTATCTTCAAAGGAGAGGCTGCTCTGTTTCACTCATGTGGGTGCCGGCGGAGAACGAAGATTTTACACTAAAAGCGctcgccaaggcagcagcgaAGAGAGCGGCAATGTGTGGTGAGACACCAGATGAACGACCATACCAAGCTAGGTCGACAAAGCTACGACTGGCCAAAGTGGCCCAACAGCAACTAGGAGAGCTCCCGGAGGGAGTGG CCTCGACATTGGCGGACCGTGCTTCAGCTGCTGAGGATAGGACGCTGAACACTTGA
- a CDS encoding transposase-like protein (similar to Beauveria bassiana ARSEF 2860 XP_008599527.1) — translation MISSSRASSPVSSTPQSLVFDLPQTPTSTTPEAAADDTSQCEFHIDWGNIWHCGRRLIGAKKRPRHRRVVGTNMKESWIYRHGANLEHGGVRYWLCRLCHEKRSYSTALYASSGTAHAARHLVRQHQIVEFGDRSPCLATPFTIAAKSASSSVRPLPRQTSLGFQLASHFDERSWKSRFVDWVILEDVTFRQASSERLRWLITNGGEVASQLLPEHHTTVCSWIRQAFESRRQIIFNLVKDAKSCVHLSFDLWTASNGFHYIGVLGHFVDSQGKNVMSFLDCRA, via the coding sequence ATGATATCTTCTAGCAGAGCGTCGAGCCCCGTGTCATCTACACCCCAGTCTCTTGTGTTCGATCTACCTCAGACTCCGACCAGTACCACCCCAGAGGCTGCAGCAGACGATACATCCCAATGCGAGTTCCATATTGACTGGGGGAACATATGGCACTGCGGTAGAAGACTCATTGGCGCCAAAAAGAGACCGCGTCACAGACGGGTTGTCGGCACGAATATGAAAGAGTCCTGGATATatcgacatggagccaatTTAGAGCACGGGGGAGTACGCTACTGGCTTTGCAGGCTCTGCCACGAAAAAAGGAGTTATTCGACGGCTTTGTACGCCTCCTCTGGGACAGCTCATGCCGCGAGACACCTAGTCCGTCAGCACCAGATCGTTGAATTTGGTGACAGGAGTCCATGCTTGGCGACTCCGTTCACCATAGCGGCCAAATCCGCGTCCTCTTCTGTACGCCCTTTGCCGCGACAGACTAGTCTAGGCTTTCAGCTCGCCTCCCACTTTGACGAAAGGTCATGGAAATCTCGTTTCGTGGACTGGGTCATCCTAGAGGATGTCACCTTCCGACAAGCATCAAGCGAGCGGCTACGGTGGTTGATTACGAACGGCGGGGAGGTTGCGAGTCAGCTACTTCCCGAGCATCACACAACAGTTTGTTCGTGGATCCGTCAAGCCTTCGAATCTCGGCGGCAGATTATCTTTAATCTCGTCAAGGACGCAAAGAGTTGCGTCCACCTTAGCTTTGATCTCTGGACTGCTTCCAACGGGTTCCACTACATTGGCGTTCTTGGCCACTTTGTGGATAGCCAGGGCAAAAACGTGATGTCCTTCTTGGACTGCCGCGCCTAG
- a CDS encoding transposase-like protein (similar to Metarhizium robertsii ARSEF 23 XP_007826349.2), whose amino-acid sequence MASYIKEVIEKYEIGSKLGYFMLDNAESNDTCLETLARWFPMDTSRRRLRCVGHIINLVVRAVIFGSNVSKFEAELRGATDEFSFEIWARKGAIGRLHNLSTYIRRTDQRRQVLRRLQTELAGDDAIFTLEIVVDGKTRWNSIYDISSP is encoded by the coding sequence ATGGCCTCGTATATCAAGGAGGTAATCGAGAAATACGAAATAGGTTCCAAACTCGGATATTTCATGCTTGATAATGCCGAAAGTAACGACACTTGCCTAGAGACGCTTGCGAGGTGGTTCCCAATGGACACGAGCCGGCGTCGACTGCGTTGCGTAGGCCACATTATCAATCTGGTTGTCCGCGCTGTCATCTTTGGGTCAAACGTCAGTAAGTTCGAGGCGGAGCTTCGTGGGGCTACGGACGAATTTAGTTTCGAGATTTGGGCCAGGAAGGGGGCTATCGGCAGACTCCACAACCTTTCCACCTATATCCGACGGACGGACCAGCGACGACAGGTGCTTCGGCGTTTACAGACCGAGCTCGCCGGGGACGACGCAATATTTACATTGGagattgttgttgatggcaagacaCGCTGGAACTCCATTTACGATATATCATCgccctaa